The following are encoded together in the Citrus sinensis cultivar Valencia sweet orange chromosome 1, DVS_A1.0, whole genome shotgun sequence genome:
- the LOC102622499 gene encoding uncharacterized protein LOC102622499 isoform X1, protein MLAGVKFIPRDQVDKVKDEKLDAKGRKSSSRKEKHRRKKKGSSYGGSSDDDLERIKKRSRQSKKWYSSDEHSVSESEGEDSSDRDERKYRSAKKKSKRSTDKGSRTGRKHYSSENYSSSGSDYEDQKGSKGNRKKRNKERRDEEDIVDGLSDDNRGSESFKEKEIVRKEMGLEWMLRPAERTARKPLVPVEKQPDEPPYEEMPKVNPRELNPYLKDNGSGYPEDEDENKGSGEQLLSSSLVGDGGASWRLKALKRAQEQAAREGRRFDEVVEERWGSLGQLAVSATSHRAAPSRAHLYAIKNRKSGLTEDCQVDAEDQKERDTQKTSNRDYLRDVSLRHPDMRAPKARDSLSWGKRKGQHMSARDANIVSAAFSGLNKFENDGNFMREFSRQQGKDPGGPVDSNPNDEGNVESEVVLSEIKVPSESTVMIEEGLGANKLAAKAMQLRLKGKHEEAEKLLQEVEKMKVKQGAADNSTKHQGVGSSGRHVIYDLSVRKRKDDDDADRNLVQKIMHNKQYSISGRADDEYDFEDGPSRKSQKKRGANDNKGAERAIARRIMTQQERCLFCFENPNRPRHLVVAIANFTYLMMPQWQSVVPGHCCILPMQHELATRTVDSHVWDEIRNFKKCLIMMFAKQEKELVFLETVMGLGQQRRHCLIECIPLPQKIAKQAPVYFKKAIDEAEDEWSQHNAKKLIDTSVKGLRGSIPKDFPYFHVEFGLNKGFVHVIDDETQFKSSFGLNVIRGMLHLPEEDMYRRRRHESVEAQKQAVATFARDWEPFDWTKQLE, encoded by the exons ATGCTTGCTGGAGTGAAATTCATACCTCGCGATCAAGTTGATAAA GTAAAAGATGAAAAGTTGGATGCAAAGGGAAGGAAATCAAGTAGTAGGAAGGAAAAGCataggagaaagaagaagggTTCAAGTTACGGTGGTAGTTCGGATGATGATCTTGAGAGAATAAAGAAACGGTCGAGACAAAGCAAGAAATGGTACTCGTCGGATGAACATTCAGTAAGTGAAAGTGAGGGTGAGGACAGTTCTGACCGAGATGAAAGGAAATATAGGAGTGCAAAAAAGAAGAGTAAGAGAAGTACTGATAAAGGTTCAAGAACTGGTAGGAAACATTATTCTTCTGAGAATTATTCTTCATCTGGTTCAGACTATGAGGACCAGAAAGGAAGCAAGGGgaatagaaagaaaagaaataaggaGAGACGGGATGAAGAGGACATTGTGGATGGCTTGTCTG ATGACAATAGAGGATCAGAATCATTTAAGGAGAAGGAAATTGTGAGAAAGGAAATGGGGTTAGAGTGGATGCTGAGGCCTGCAGAGAGGACAGCAAGAAAGCCTTTGGTGCCTGTTGAGAAGCAACCAGACGAACCTCCTTATGAGGAG ATGCCAAAGGTGAATCCAAGGGAGTTGAATCCTTATCTGAAGGATAATGGAAGTGGCTATccagaagatgaagatgagaaTAAAGGTAGCGGAGAGCAACTTTTGTCTTCCTCACTTGTTGGTGATGGAGGTGCAAGCTGGAGACTTAAAGCTTTGAAGCGTGCCCAGGAGCAGGCAGCTCGAGAAGGACGACGATTTGACGAG GTTGTGGAAGAGCGTTGGGGTTCTCTTGGTCAACTAGCTGTATCTGCCACATCTCACAGGGCTGCTCCATCTCGTGCTCATTTATATGCcataaaaaacagaaaaagcgGACTAACTGAAGATTGTCAAGTAGATGCTGAAGATCAAAAGGAAAGAGATACTCAGAAG ACCTCCAATAGAGATTACCTGAGGGATGTGTCTCTTCGGCATCCTGATATGAGAGCCCCTAAAGCTCGTGATTCATTGTCTTGGGGAAAGCGAAAAGGTCAACATATGTCTGCTAGGGATGCTAACATTGTCTCTGCTGCATTCTCTGGCTTAAATAAGTTTGAAAATGATGGAAACTTCATGCGTGAATTCAGTCGTCAGCAGGGTAAAGATCCTGGTGGTCCTGTTGATTCCAATCCTAATGATGAGGGCAATGTGGAGTCAGAAGTGGTGTTATCTGAAATAAAAGTACCTAGCGAAAGTACCGTTATGATTGAAGAGGGACTGGGTGCCAACAAGCTAGCTGCTAAGGCAATGCAACTGCGTTTGAAAGGAAAGCATGAAGAAGCTGAAAAACTTTTG CAAGAAGTTGAGAAAATGAAGGTAAAGCAGGGTGCGGCTGATAATTCTACTAAACATCAAGGTGTTGGAAGCTCGGGCAG gcATGTTATTTATGATTTGTCTGTTCGAAAAAGgaaggatgatgatgatgctgATAGGAATCTGGTCCAAAAGATAATGCATAATAAACAATACAGTATATCTGGTCGGGCCGATGATGAATATGATTTTGAAGATGGTCCAAGTCGAAAATCCCAGAAGAAGAGAGGAGCAAATGATAATAAGGGTGCTGAAAGAGCTATTGCGAGACGTATCATGACTCAACAAGAGCGCTGCCTGTTTTGCTTTGAGAATCCAAACCGGCCAAGACACCTTGTTGTGGCAATAGcaaattttacttatttgatgATGCCACAGTGGCAGTCTGTCGTGCCTGGTCATTGCTGCATCTTGCCAATGCAG CATGAGTTGGCGACTAGAACCGTTGACAGTCATGTGTGGGATGAAATTCGTAACTTCAAGAAATGCCTTATCATGATGTTTGCAAAGCAAGAGAAGGAATTAGTGTTTCTCGAAACAGTGATGGGTTTGGGACAACAGCGTCGCCATTGTTTGATTGAGTGCATTCCTTTGCCCCAAAAAATTGCGAAACAGGCCCCTGTCTATTTCAAGAAG GCAATTGATGAAGCTGAAGATGAATGGAGCCAGCACAATGCAAAGAAGTTAATTGATACGAGTGTGAAGGGCTTGCGTGGTTCAATTCCAAAGGACTTTCCTTACTTCCACGTTGAATTTGGTCTAAATAAGGGTTTCGTCCATGTAATTGATGACGAAACACAGTTTAAAAGCAGCTTCGGACTAAACGTCATAAGAGGCATGCTTCACCTTCCCGAGGAAGACATGTACCGTCGTAGGAGGCATGAATCTGTGGAGGCACAAAAGCAAGCGGTGGCAACTTTTGCGCGGGACTGGGAACCGTTTGACTGGACTAAACAACTTGAATAG
- the LOC102621916 gene encoding DNA repair protein XRCC4 isoform X1 — protein sequence MEATSHTCLKLEIPDATDPIFVKGTWFQTHFDLSITDGLNAWLCNASEEQVKDRAALWDQPVTEYVKLAERYLGFQQPGSVYGFTDAADGCKRLSWTFEKEGTKLEWRWKCGSARNSKKVTAGILDFLMDANIRLSDEVVTKTQSFERLKVEAEKCLAQSERFKNEKLEFESAIYAKFLGVLNSKKSKLRELRDKLSKQAVMGDLQQEEEQSTDKTESFDEGSDDDKSEEEPAKDITSTSKGVPASRARGRKRISRK from the exons ATGGAGGCGACGAGCCATACATGTCTAAAGCTGGAGATTCCCGACGCCACGGATCCCATTTTCGTCAAAGGCACGTGGTTTCAGACCCACTTCGATCTCTCCATCACTGACGGTCTCAACGCTTGGCTCTGCAAcg CGTCTGAGGAGCAGGTGAAAGATAGGGCGGCGCTGTGGGACCAGCCGGTGACCGAATACGTCAAATTGGCTGAGCGCTATTTAGGGTTTCAGCAGCCTGGTTCTGTTTACGGTTTTACTGATGCTGCTGATGGATGTAAAAGA TTGTCATGGACATTTGAGAAGGAAGGGACTAAGCTTGAATGGCGGTGGAAATGTGGATCAGCACGTAATAGCAAGAAGGTTACTGCAGGGATTTTGGACTTTCTTATGGATGCAAACATTAGGCTCAGT GATGAAGTTGTCACAAAAACTCAATCATTTGAGAGACTGAAAGTGGAGGCTGAGAAGTGTTTAGCACAAAGTGAGAGATTTAAGAATGAGAAGCTGGAGTTTGAATCAGCAATCTATGCAAAG TTCCTAGGTGTGTTgaattcaaagaaatcaaaactcAGAGAGCTTCGAGACAAGCTTTCAAAACAGGCAGTCATGGGGGATTTGCAACAAGAGGAGGAACAGTCCACAGACAAAACTGAGAGTTTTGATGAAGGGAGCGATGATGACAAAAGTGAGGAAGAACCTGCAAAGGATATTACAAGCACTTCAAAAGGTGTTCCGGCTAGTAGGGCTCGTGGTAGAAAGAGGATTTCACGCAAATAG
- the LOC127898631 gene encoding ureidoglycolate hydrolase-like isoform X1: MSLRFCNSHSLYHLLLVLVIFCSISAIYAKANEDATIRTMEAFSGYPIHESNSFVTNLASSLSVDTETLQKRIDELSTFSDTPAPSVTRVLYTENDVLARSYIKNLMGLSGLSVREDAVGNIFGRWIGNEAVLAPVATGSHIDAIPYSGKYDGVVGVLGAIEAINVLKRSGFKPRRSLEVIMFTSEEPTRYGISCLGSRLLAGIESLAKDLTSTVDGQNISFLDAARSAGYAKEHNDLSSVFLKKGSYSAFVELHIEQGPILEEEGTSIGIVTAIAAPASIKVDFEGNGGHAGAVLMPNRNDAGLAASELALAVEKHVLESGSIDTVGTVGILELHPGAINSIPSKSHLEIDTRDIDEKRRNSVIEKIRQSAIIIAKNRGVTLSEFKIVNQDPPALSEKSIIEAVEAASKELNLTHKLMISRAYHDSLFMARVSPMGMIFIPCFKGYSHKPEEYASGHDMENGVKVLALTLAKLSLQ, translated from the exons atgtctttgAGGTTCTGCAACTCTCACTCACTGTATCATCTTCTTCTGGTTCTCGTAATCTTCTGTTCCATTTCTGCAATCTACGCTAAAGCAAATGAAGACGCAACAATCAGAACTATGGAGGCTTTCTCAGGGTACCCAATTCATGAATCAAACTCATTTGTTACAAACTTGGCTTCTTCACTCTCAGTTGATACTGAAACTCTCCAAAAACGG ATCGATGAACTGTCAACTTTCTCGGACACTCCTGCCCCATCAGTTACTAGGGTCTTGTACACTGAGAATGATGTATTGGCACGCAG CTACATCAAGAACTTGATGGGGCTTTCAGGTCTCTCTGTTAGGGAGGATGCAGTTGGTAACATATTTGGTAGATG GATTGGCAATGAAGCAGTGCTTGCTCCAGTTGCAACAGGTTCTCACATTGATGCCATTCCGTACTCTGGGAAGTATGATGGTGTTGTTGGTGTGCTAGGTGCAATAGAAGCCATTAATGTGCTAAAAAG ATCTGGATTCAAGCCTAGAAGGTCACTGGAGGTTATCATGTTCACCTCAGAGGAGCCCACACGCTATGGGATCAGTTGTTTGGGAAG TCGCTTATTGGCAGGAATTGAGTCACTTGCAAAAGATCTGACATCAACAGTTGATGGTCAAAATATATCCTTTTTAGATGCTGCAAGATCTGCTGGATACGCAAAAGAGCACAATGACCTATCCAGTGTGTTTTTGAAGAAAGGAAGTTACTCTGCTTTTGTTGAATTGCATATAGAGCAGGGACCCATTCTGGAGGAGGAAG GTACATCAATTGGTATAGTGACTGCGATTGCAGCTCCTGCAAGTATAAAAGTAGATTTTGAAGGCAATGGAGGGCATGCGGGTGCTGTCTTGATGCCGAATAG GAACGATGCCGGTCTGGCTGCTTCAGAACTAGCGCTAGCTGTCGAGAAACATGTTCTAGAATCTGGATCCATTGATACCGTTGGTACAGTCG GTATTCTGGAGCTGCATCCTGGTGCAATCAACAGCATACCAAGCAAGTCACACTTAGAAATTG ACACACGAGACATTGATGAAAAGCGAAGAAATAGTGTGATTGAAAAAATCCGTCAGTCTGCAATTATAATTGCTAAAAATCGTGGGGTCACTCTATCTGAATTCAAAATCGTAAATCAGGATCCACCAGCTCTCTCTGAGAAATCAATAATTGAGGCAGTGGAAGCAGCGTCAAAAGAACTTAATTTAACACATAAGCTTATGATAAGCAGAGCTTACCATGATTCACTCTTTATGGCCAG GGTATCGCCAATGGGCATGATATTCATTCCATGTTTCAAAG GTTATAGCCACAAGCCTGAGGAATATGCCTCTGGCCATGACATGGAAAATGGGGTAAAGGTATTAGCATTGACCCTTGCCAAGTTGTCCCTGCAATGA
- the LOC127898631 gene encoding ureidoglycolate hydrolase-like isoform X3 — protein sequence MSLRFCNSHSLYHLLLVLVIFCSISAIYAKANEDATIRTMEAFSGYPIHESNSFVTNLASSLSVDTETLQKRIDELSTFSDTPAPSVTRVLYTENDVLARSYIKNLMGLSGLSVREDAVGNIFGRWIGNEAVLAPVATGSHIDAIPYSGKYDGVVGVLGAIEAINVLKRSGFKPRRSLEVIMFTSEEPTRYGISCLGSRLLAGIESLAKDLTSTVDGQNISFLDAARSAGYAKEHNDLSSVFLKKGSYSAFVELHIEQGPILEEEGTSIGIVTAIAAPASIKVDFEGNGGHAGAVLMPNRNDAGLAASELALAVEKHVLESGSIDTVGTVGILELHPGAINSIPSKSHLEIGYRQWA from the exons atgtctttgAGGTTCTGCAACTCTCACTCACTGTATCATCTTCTTCTGGTTCTCGTAATCTTCTGTTCCATTTCTGCAATCTACGCTAAAGCAAATGAAGACGCAACAATCAGAACTATGGAGGCTTTCTCAGGGTACCCAATTCATGAATCAAACTCATTTGTTACAAACTTGGCTTCTTCACTCTCAGTTGATACTGAAACTCTCCAAAAACGG ATCGATGAACTGTCAACTTTCTCGGACACTCCTGCCCCATCAGTTACTAGGGTCTTGTACACTGAGAATGATGTATTGGCACGCAG CTACATCAAGAACTTGATGGGGCTTTCAGGTCTCTCTGTTAGGGAGGATGCAGTTGGTAACATATTTGGTAGATG GATTGGCAATGAAGCAGTGCTTGCTCCAGTTGCAACAGGTTCTCACATTGATGCCATTCCGTACTCTGGGAAGTATGATGGTGTTGTTGGTGTGCTAGGTGCAATAGAAGCCATTAATGTGCTAAAAAG ATCTGGATTCAAGCCTAGAAGGTCACTGGAGGTTATCATGTTCACCTCAGAGGAGCCCACACGCTATGGGATCAGTTGTTTGGGAAG TCGCTTATTGGCAGGAATTGAGTCACTTGCAAAAGATCTGACATCAACAGTTGATGGTCAAAATATATCCTTTTTAGATGCTGCAAGATCTGCTGGATACGCAAAAGAGCACAATGACCTATCCAGTGTGTTTTTGAAGAAAGGAAGTTACTCTGCTTTTGTTGAATTGCATATAGAGCAGGGACCCATTCTGGAGGAGGAAG GTACATCAATTGGTATAGTGACTGCGATTGCAGCTCCTGCAAGTATAAAAGTAGATTTTGAAGGCAATGGAGGGCATGCGGGTGCTGTCTTGATGCCGAATAG GAACGATGCCGGTCTGGCTGCTTCAGAACTAGCGCTAGCTGTCGAGAAACATGTTCTAGAATCTGGATCCATTGATACCGTTGGTACAGTCG GTATTCTGGAGCTGCATCCTGGTGCAATCAACAGCATACCAAGCAAGTCACACTTAGAAATTG GGTATCGCCAATGGGCATGA
- the LOC127898631 gene encoding ureidoglycolate hydrolase-like isoform X2: protein MSLRFCNSHSLYHLLLVLVIFCSISAIYAKANEDATIRTMEAFSGYPIHESNSFVTNLASSLSVDTETLQKRIDELSTFSDTPAPSVTRVLYTENDVLARRIGNEAVLAPVATGSHIDAIPYSGKYDGVVGVLGAIEAINVLKRSGFKPRRSLEVIMFTSEEPTRYGISCLGSRLLAGIESLAKDLTSTVDGQNISFLDAARSAGYAKEHNDLSSVFLKKGSYSAFVELHIEQGPILEEEGTSIGIVTAIAAPASIKVDFEGNGGHAGAVLMPNRNDAGLAASELALAVEKHVLESGSIDTVGTVGILELHPGAINSIPSKSHLEIDTRDIDEKRRNSVIEKIRQSAIIIAKNRGVTLSEFKIVNQDPPALSEKSIIEAVEAASKELNLTHKLMISRAYHDSLFMARVSPMGMIFIPCFKGYSHKPEEYASGHDMENGVKVLALTLAKLSLQ, encoded by the exons atgtctttgAGGTTCTGCAACTCTCACTCACTGTATCATCTTCTTCTGGTTCTCGTAATCTTCTGTTCCATTTCTGCAATCTACGCTAAAGCAAATGAAGACGCAACAATCAGAACTATGGAGGCTTTCTCAGGGTACCCAATTCATGAATCAAACTCATTTGTTACAAACTTGGCTTCTTCACTCTCAGTTGATACTGAAACTCTCCAAAAACGG ATCGATGAACTGTCAACTTTCTCGGACACTCCTGCCCCATCAGTTACTAGGGTCTTGTACACTGAGAATGATGTATTGGCACGCAG GATTGGCAATGAAGCAGTGCTTGCTCCAGTTGCAACAGGTTCTCACATTGATGCCATTCCGTACTCTGGGAAGTATGATGGTGTTGTTGGTGTGCTAGGTGCAATAGAAGCCATTAATGTGCTAAAAAG ATCTGGATTCAAGCCTAGAAGGTCACTGGAGGTTATCATGTTCACCTCAGAGGAGCCCACACGCTATGGGATCAGTTGTTTGGGAAG TCGCTTATTGGCAGGAATTGAGTCACTTGCAAAAGATCTGACATCAACAGTTGATGGTCAAAATATATCCTTTTTAGATGCTGCAAGATCTGCTGGATACGCAAAAGAGCACAATGACCTATCCAGTGTGTTTTTGAAGAAAGGAAGTTACTCTGCTTTTGTTGAATTGCATATAGAGCAGGGACCCATTCTGGAGGAGGAAG GTACATCAATTGGTATAGTGACTGCGATTGCAGCTCCTGCAAGTATAAAAGTAGATTTTGAAGGCAATGGAGGGCATGCGGGTGCTGTCTTGATGCCGAATAG GAACGATGCCGGTCTGGCTGCTTCAGAACTAGCGCTAGCTGTCGAGAAACATGTTCTAGAATCTGGATCCATTGATACCGTTGGTACAGTCG GTATTCTGGAGCTGCATCCTGGTGCAATCAACAGCATACCAAGCAAGTCACACTTAGAAATTG ACACACGAGACATTGATGAAAAGCGAAGAAATAGTGTGATTGAAAAAATCCGTCAGTCTGCAATTATAATTGCTAAAAATCGTGGGGTCACTCTATCTGAATTCAAAATCGTAAATCAGGATCCACCAGCTCTCTCTGAGAAATCAATAATTGAGGCAGTGGAAGCAGCGTCAAAAGAACTTAATTTAACACATAAGCTTATGATAAGCAGAGCTTACCATGATTCACTCTTTATGGCCAG GGTATCGCCAATGGGCATGATATTCATTCCATGTTTCAAAG GTTATAGCCACAAGCCTGAGGAATATGCCTCTGGCCATGACATGGAAAATGGGGTAAAGGTATTAGCATTGACCCTTGCCAAGTTGTCCCTGCAATGA